One segment of Setaria viridis chromosome 4, Setaria_viridis_v4.0, whole genome shotgun sequence DNA contains the following:
- the LOC117853997 gene encoding GDSL esterase/lipase At5g45910: MAAAHAPPHQRALLLLLLAAALLAAMPATCAAARSKKSYRAIFSFGDSLSDAGNLIVNGTPKALTTARPPYGMTFFRKPTGRCSNGRLVVDFLAEHFGLPLPPPSQAQGKDFRKGANFAITGATALEYSFFKAHGIDQRIWNTGSINTQIGWLQNMKPSLCKSEKDCKDYFSKSLFVVGEFGGNDYNAPLFSGVPFSDVKTYVPLVAKAIANGVEKLIELGATDLLVPGVLPIGCFPLYLTLYNTSRKSDYNARTGCLRRYNRLAYHHNRELKQQLDELQKKYPVTKIMYGDYFKAAMQFVVNPGKFGFSTALQACCGAGGQGNYNFNLKKKCGEQGASVCSNPSSYVSWDGIHMTEAAYKKVADGWLNGPYAEPPILKS; this comes from the exons AtggccgccgcccacgcgccgccgcaccagcgcgcgctcctcctcctcctgctcgccgccgcgcttctGGCGGCGATGCCGGCCACCTGCGCCGCGGCCAGGAGCAAGAAGTCGTACAGGGCCATCTTCAGCTTCGGCGACTCGCTCTCCGACGCCGGCAACCTCATTGTCAACGGCACGCCCAAGGCGCTGACCACCGCGCGCCCGCCCTACGGGATGACCTTCTTCCGCAAGCCCACCGGACGCTGCTCCaacggccgcctcgtcgtcgactTCCTCG CCGAGCATTTcgggctgccgctgccgcctccgtcGCAGGCTCAGGGCAAGGACTTCAGGAAGGGCGCCAACTTCGCCATCACCGGCGCGACGGCGCTGGAGTACTCTTTCTTCAAGGCGCACGGCATCGACCAGCGCATCTGGAACACCGGCTCCATCAACACCCAGATCGGCTGGCTCCAGAACATGAAGCCGTCGCTCTGCAAATCGGAGAAAG ACTGCAAGGACTACTTCAGCAAGTCACTGTTTGTGGTAGGGGAGTTTGGGGGCAATGACTACAACGCGCCGCTGTTCTCCGGTGTTCCATTTTCTGATGTCAAGACTTATGTGCCCCTTGTTGCCAAGGCCATCGCCAATGGCGTCGAG AAATTGATCGAGCTTGGGGCAACAGACTTGTTGGTGCCGGGCGTTCTACCGATTGGTTGCTTCCCGTTGTACCTGACGTTGTACAACACCAGCAGAAAATCAGACTACAACGCCCGCACTGGGTGCCTCCGGAGGTACAACCGCCTCGCCTACCACCACAACAGGGAGCTCAAGCAGCAGCTTGATGAGCTTCAGAAGAAGTACCCCGTGACAAAAATCATGTATGGGGATTACTTCAAGGCTGCAATGCAGTTTGTCGTCAACCCTGGAAAATTTG GTTTCAGCACAGCTTTGCAAGCTTGCTGCGGCGCTGGAGGGCAGGGCAACTACAACTTCAACCTGAAGAAGAAGTGTGGCGAGCAAGGCGCAAGCGTGTGCTCCAACCCGTCATCATACGTGAGCTGGGACGGCATCCACATGACTGAAGCTGCATACAAAAAGGTCGCCGATGGCTGGTTGAATGGCCCTTACGCTGAACCCCCAATTCTGAAGTCATAA